The proteins below come from a single Vibrio natriegens NBRC 15636 = ATCC 14048 = DSM 759 genomic window:
- the btuD gene encoding vitamin B12 ABC transporter ATP-binding protein BtuD, with protein sequence MMHVKHIAVGNRLLPLSFECNAGEIVHVVGPNGSGKSTLLAAISGTLTSHDSVSGEVSVNSGDLLTMPLSEQAYLRGYLCQQSRPVFNVDVFQYLALSLPSGVKISDGKVRDAVNAVIELVQLQDKLHRSIQTLSGGEWQRVRLAGVCLQVWRSINPYSQLLILDEPAAPLDIAQEGLLYQLIAEVSAQGVGVLVANHDLNRTLRHADKVLLLSNGVLHSSGKAEDVLTEEGLGEVFNTQVRRVMVEEKPYLLFE encoded by the coding sequence ATGATGCACGTTAAGCATATTGCGGTAGGAAACCGACTATTACCATTGTCGTTTGAATGTAACGCAGGGGAGATCGTGCATGTCGTCGGCCCAAATGGCTCGGGGAAAAGTACCTTGTTAGCCGCGATTTCCGGCACGCTTACCAGCCACGATTCTGTGAGTGGTGAAGTGAGCGTTAATAGCGGGGATTTACTCACTATGCCGTTGTCTGAGCAGGCTTACCTGAGAGGGTATTTATGTCAGCAATCCAGACCAGTATTTAACGTCGATGTATTTCAGTATCTCGCGCTGTCTTTACCTAGTGGGGTGAAGATCAGTGACGGCAAAGTGCGCGACGCGGTAAACGCAGTAATTGAGCTTGTTCAGTTACAGGATAAGTTACACCGTAGCATTCAGACGCTTTCTGGTGGTGAATGGCAGCGTGTGAGACTGGCCGGTGTCTGTTTGCAGGTTTGGCGCAGTATCAACCCGTATTCGCAGCTACTGATTTTGGATGAGCCTGCTGCTCCGTTAGATATCGCCCAAGAGGGGCTGCTCTATCAGCTGATTGCAGAAGTCTCAGCTCAGGGTGTTGGTGTGTTGGTCGCGAACCATGATTTAAACCGAACTCTGAGGCATGCTGATAAAGTGCTGTTGCTGAGTAATGGCGTGTTGCACTCATCAGGCAAAGCTGAGGATGTATTAACAGAAGAGGGGCTGGGAGAGGTTTTCAACACTCAGGTAAGAAGGGTGATGGTTGAAGAGAAACCGTATCTGCTTTTCGAATAG
- a CDS encoding nucleoside triphosphate pyrophosphohydrolase family protein: protein MQLSKLTQEIFDHLYRDITEFRSTFDLPVADEASLDAQADTLHTSLAIEELTELAEADCKTEQADAIVDSVYVLMGRLVHLGNSKVEDNLAISYLIDLLLNVAVNRGIDFIPCWDEVHSSNMSKVCRNEKEYTETEAFYAEQGIKLMAVHQGEYIIAKCAEDFVSEGKTVRKGKVLKSVYYRPADLKPLTQ, encoded by the coding sequence ATGCAACTGTCAAAGCTAACCCAAGAGATTTTTGATCACTTATACCGTGACATCACCGAGTTCCGTAGCACGTTCGATCTTCCAGTCGCAGACGAAGCGAGTCTGGATGCGCAAGCGGATACGCTGCACACATCTTTGGCGATCGAAGAGCTGACTGAGCTGGCAGAAGCAGATTGTAAAACAGAACAAGCAGACGCAATCGTAGACAGCGTTTACGTTCTTATGGGTCGTCTTGTACACCTTGGTAACAGCAAAGTGGAAGACAATCTGGCGATCAGTTACCTGATTGACCTGCTACTGAACGTTGCGGTAAACCGTGGTATCGACTTTATTCCTTGCTGGGACGAAGTGCACTCAAGCAACATGAGCAAAGTGTGCCGCAACGAAAAAGAATACACAGAAACAGAAGCATTCTACGCAGAACAAGGCATCAAACTGATGGCGGTACATCAGGGCGAGTACATCATCGCCAAATGTGCAGAAGACTTTGTATCTGAAGGCAAAACGGTACGTAAAGGCAAAGTTCTAAAATCGGTTTACTACCGTCCGGCGGACCTTAAGCCACTGACGCAATAA
- a CDS encoding DUF1415 domain-containing protein yields the protein MSTRSTPTNQTTDVNAITQQVDQWLNDVVIGLNLCPFAAKPQRNKQIKIFVSEASQEEALLEDILLQLIELSNTEPEKLETTLVVVPNMLDDFWDYNLFIDWVEGLIKQQDWEGIFQVATFHPDYCFGGAEPEDDENLTNRSPYPIFHLIREESMEKVLKHYPDPESIPDTNIARVSALSEEERKTLFPYLFR from the coding sequence ATGTCAACGCGCTCAACACCAACAAACCAAACTACAGATGTAAACGCGATCACCCAACAAGTGGATCAATGGCTGAATGATGTCGTTATCGGACTGAATTTATGCCCGTTTGCAGCCAAACCGCAACGTAATAAACAAATTAAAATCTTCGTTAGTGAGGCGTCTCAAGAAGAAGCCTTGCTGGAAGATATTTTGTTGCAGTTAATTGAACTAAGTAACACAGAGCCAGAGAAGCTGGAAACGACCTTAGTCGTTGTTCCAAATATGCTCGACGATTTCTGGGACTACAACTTGTTTATTGATTGGGTTGAAGGCTTAATCAAGCAGCAAGATTGGGAAGGTATTTTCCAGGTGGCTACGTTCCATCCAGATTACTGTTTTGGTGGTGCAGAGCCAGAAGACGACGAGAACCTGACGAACCGCTCGCCTTATCCTATCTTCCATCTTATTCGTGAAGAGAGCATGGAAAAGGTGTTGAAACACTACCCTGATCCTGAGTCAATCCCAGATACCAACATCGCGCGTGTTTCTGCCCTTTCAGAGGAAGAGCGCAAAACTTTGTTCCCGTATTTATTTCGATAA
- a CDS encoding MFS transporter, producing MVIFGTPEYKRITLALALGSFLVFSNLYQLQPMLPTFAQLFAISETQVNWLFASSTLALSFSLVPMAVLSETIGRKPVMMAGLFAIPILSALMLLGDSFLFLVICRALIGVALAAFAAVAVAYMAEELDKHAFSMAIGTYIAANSLGGIVGRISGGLLADNFSVDVAIEAIMVVTLLGVICVHYLLPKQRNFTPSSSGLRQQNRAILGHFKNQRIWFAMLIGGLNFALFVNLYSVMGFRLVSEPHNIPVGLASLIFVCYLGGTFSSRCAGHWSKRYSSILGMFLGAILSMSGMWFAAIESVAAMLFGLLLISFGAFFTHTLAYGWVGQKATTAKATATALYLVHYYVGGSLGGFLLLYCWQHGGWSTVLIGGSVVYLAMFSAIAYLKRITQTHDTKESEEVASLRRS from the coding sequence ATGGTCATCTTCGGCACGCCAGAATACAAACGAATCACGCTCGCTCTTGCACTGGGTTCATTCTTAGTCTTCTCTAACTTATATCAGTTGCAGCCTATGTTGCCGACCTTTGCTCAGTTGTTTGCCATTTCTGAAACGCAGGTGAACTGGTTGTTTGCCTCCTCCACGTTGGCGCTCTCTTTCAGCCTCGTACCAATGGCAGTATTGTCTGAAACCATCGGGCGAAAACCGGTCATGATGGCTGGCTTATTCGCTATCCCGATTCTGTCTGCACTGATGCTACTTGGTGATTCATTCCTGTTTTTGGTTATCTGCCGCGCCCTTATTGGTGTTGCATTGGCCGCTTTTGCTGCCGTAGCGGTCGCCTATATGGCAGAAGAACTCGATAAGCACGCCTTCTCCATGGCGATAGGTACCTATATTGCAGCCAACTCATTAGGTGGAATTGTGGGACGTATTAGTGGCGGCTTATTGGCTGACAATTTCAGTGTGGATGTAGCGATTGAAGCCATAATGGTAGTGACCCTGTTAGGCGTAATTTGCGTACATTATTTGCTACCAAAACAACGTAACTTCACCCCTTCTTCGAGTGGATTGAGACAACAAAACCGCGCTATCTTAGGTCACTTCAAAAACCAGCGTATATGGTTCGCCATGTTGATTGGTGGCCTTAATTTCGCACTATTCGTTAACCTGTATTCCGTAATGGGTTTCAGATTGGTTAGTGAGCCGCACAACATTCCGGTCGGCTTGGCATCACTTATCTTCGTTTGTTATTTAGGTGGTACGTTCTCATCCCGTTGTGCTGGCCACTGGAGTAAACGTTACTCATCTATTTTGGGGATGTTCTTAGGTGCCATTCTCAGCATGAGCGGCATGTGGTTCGCGGCGATTGAAAGTGTGGCTGCTATGCTGTTCGGCTTGCTTCTGATTAGCTTTGGAGCCTTCTTCACCCACACTTTGGCTTACGGGTGGGTTGGCCAAAAAGCGACAACCGCGAAAGCGACGGCAACGGCTCTATACCTGGTGCATTACTATGTGGGCGGCAGTCTTGGTGGATTCTTACTGCTTTACTGCTGGCAACATGGCGGATGGTCTACAGTGCTTATCGGCGGTAGCGTTGTCTATCTAGCGATGTTTAGCGCGATAGCTTATCTCAAACGCATCACACAGACACACGACACAAAGGAAAGTGAAGAAGTAGCCAGCTTGAGAAGAAGTTAA
- a CDS encoding LysR family transcriptional regulator translates to MESKQLKHFLAVAEQGNITHAAKVLNIAQPALSISIKKFEQSLGVTLFRREDKKISLTQEGETLLVHAKRVIQQLHDAQLAINELKGLAKGEVRLGTPSMMGSYFFPRIVMAFKSRFPDLKLTLVEAGTHSIRSMLLDGRLDIGVISCDNVPDDLETDHLFTSQMVAVVAPEHELAQRESLTFDEFFEHELVMFQRGYFHREFLDQVSEEHGFTMKSSFETNLLPLILSIVKHEFAITSLLELVTQHEKDVVGIPFNPPVTLDLALAWRKDGYLSIADRTFIDFVKRYL, encoded by the coding sequence GTGGAATCAAAGCAACTGAAACATTTCCTTGCTGTAGCTGAGCAAGGCAACATCACCCATGCCGCGAAGGTGCTGAACATTGCTCAGCCTGCCTTGAGTATCTCTATTAAAAAATTCGAGCAGTCTCTGGGAGTCACACTGTTTCGGCGAGAAGATAAGAAGATTAGCCTAACCCAAGAGGGCGAAACCTTGTTGGTTCACGCGAAGCGGGTCATTCAGCAATTGCACGATGCACAGCTCGCGATTAATGAACTGAAAGGGTTAGCTAAAGGTGAAGTGCGCTTGGGTACGCCGTCGATGATGGGAAGCTATTTTTTCCCACGTATCGTCATGGCGTTTAAGAGCCGGTTCCCGGATTTGAAATTAACGCTGGTGGAAGCGGGTACGCATTCAATAAGAAGTATGTTGCTTGATGGACGGTTAGATATCGGGGTGATTAGTTGTGACAATGTACCCGACGATCTCGAGACCGATCATCTGTTTACCAGCCAGATGGTTGCCGTTGTCGCGCCAGAGCACGAGTTAGCACAGCGTGAATCACTCACCTTTGATGAGTTTTTTGAACACGAATTGGTGATGTTCCAGCGCGGCTATTTCCATCGTGAGTTTTTAGACCAGGTCAGCGAGGAGCACGGCTTTACCATGAAGTCGTCATTTGAAACCAACTTATTGCCATTGATCCTCAGCATCGTAAAGCATGAGTTTGCGATTACGTCGTTACTCGAACTGGTCACTCAGCATGAAAAAGATGTGGTGGGGATTCCGTTTAATCCGCCAGTTACGCTCGATCTGGCGCTAGCATGGCGGAAAGACGGTTATTTATCGATTGCAGACAGAACGTTTATTGATTTCGTTAAACGTTATTTGTAG
- a CDS encoding glutaredoxin family protein, whose protein sequence is MKRVVLYVKDKCPHCKDAQRYLDSKNITYRLCNAKMQRGRKELDALGARSLPVLKIGDQLMIGWNPKNFEKMYKGD, encoded by the coding sequence ATGAAACGTGTCGTTCTTTACGTCAAAGATAAATGCCCCCACTGCAAAGATGCTCAACGTTATCTGGACTCAAAAAACATCACTTATCGCCTTTGCAACGCAAAAATGCAACGTGGCCGTAAAGAGCTGGATGCGCTGGGTGCCCGCTCACTTCCAGTCCTGAAAATTGGCGACCAGTTGATGATTGGCTGGAATCCCAAAAACTTTGAAAAGATGTATAAAGGTGACTAG
- a CDS encoding M48 family metallopeptidase encodes MHPSLRYIQGYPPHIVEQVSSLVDSGKLVPWFEKRYPERHQIKSEKALYEYAIAIKNRYMKKAAPISKVVYDKKIHLINNALGLHSVISRNHGGKLKSKNEIRIANVFKEAPEPLLRMLVVHELAHTREKNHDKAFYQLCCYMEPEYHQLEFDARLFMIYLDLKANSNEEQ; translated from the coding sequence ATGCATCCGTCACTTCGATACATTCAGGGTTACCCTCCACACATTGTTGAGCAAGTTAGCTCGCTGGTAGACAGCGGTAAACTGGTTCCTTGGTTTGAAAAGCGCTATCCAGAACGTCATCAAATTAAAAGTGAAAAGGCGCTGTATGAGTACGCTATAGCGATAAAAAATCGTTACATGAAGAAAGCAGCACCTATCAGTAAAGTGGTCTACGATAAGAAAATTCACTTGATTAATAATGCGCTAGGGCTGCACAGCGTGATCAGTCGTAATCATGGTGGCAAGCTCAAATCGAAGAACGAGATTCGCATTGCGAATGTTTTTAAAGAAGCTCCAGAGCCACTACTGAGAATGCTGGTGGTTCATGAACTGGCTCATACGCGAGAGAAAAACCACGATAAAGCGTTTTACCAACTGTGCTGTTATATGGAACCCGAGTATCACCAGTTAGAGTTTGATGCCCGTCTGTTTATGATTTACCTCGATTTAAAAGCGAATTCGAATGAAGAACAATAA